The following proteins come from a genomic window of Amaranthus tricolor cultivar Red isolate AtriRed21 chromosome 14, ASM2621246v1, whole genome shotgun sequence:
- the LOC130799386 gene encoding uncharacterized protein LOC130799386, whose translation MVVVENEEEVIEEEAPDEGEKEEQPAPAPEKRKEPTTDVYVPPVPFPRRLARRKLEEKYGKFLELLSKLEINIPFIDAIKEMPSYAKFLKEVLSNKRKLQETGVRNTERRMQRYLRVQVKFGEVLVNKALADLGASVCIMPLSLCKKINAEIKPTRMSLQLADRSVRFPVGVLEDLPVQMGKFYVPCDFVIMDIVEDHIIPIILGRDFLKTARAIFDVFNGKLTLNILGEDVEFHLPSIMKGPADESLCKPEVARVEIMHPQYDDPLRSILEGVEDGRCSEAASLKKILDKPDFYMEPMMETVLEAFVTVKQERSTPPHVNLKPLPSS comes from the exons ATGGTTGTTGTTGAGAATGAAGAGGAGGTAATAGAGGAAGAAGCACCTGATGAAGGGGAAAAGGAGGAACAACCGGCACCTGCCCCAGAGAAGAGAAAGGAGCCCACCACTGATGTATATGTACCTCCTGTTCCTTTCCCACGAAGATTAGCGCGTCGCAagcttgaagaaaaatatgggAAGTTTTTAGAACTTCTGAGTAAGCTTGAAATAAACATTCCTTTCATAGATGCTATCAAGGAGATGCCTTCTTATGCAAAATTTCTAAAGGAGGTATTATCTAACAAAAGGAAGCTGCAGGAAACAGGCGTTAGAAACACTGAGAGGAGAATGCAGCGCTATCTTAGAGTGCAAG TCAAATTTGGTGAAGTCTTGGTTAATAAAGCACTTGCTGACTTGGGAGCTAGTGTATGTATCATGCCGCTGTCTTTATGCAAGAAGATCAATGCAGAGATCAAGCCAACAAGGATGTCTTTGCAGCTAGCCGATAGATCAGTAAGGTTTCCAGTTGGAGTTCTTGAAGATTTGCCAGTTCAAATGGGGAAGTTCTATGTCCCTTGTGATTTTGTGATTATGGATATTGTTGAAGATCATATCATACCTATCATTCTAGGGAGAGATTTTTTGAAGACCGCACGGGCTATATTTGATGTATTCAATGGCAAGCTTACATTGAACATCCTGGGGGAGGACGTCGAATTTCATCTTCCATCAATAATGAAAGGACCCGCTGATGAATCACTGTGCAAACCAGAAGTAGCGAGGGTTGAGATTATGCATCCACAGTATGATGACCCTTTGAGATCAATCTTAGAAGGAGTTGAGGATGGAAGGTGCTCAGAAGCCGCAAGTTTGAAGAAGATTTTAGATAAACCAGATTTCTATATGGAACCAATGATGGAGACCGTTTTGGAGGCTTTTGTGACGGTTAAACAGGAGAGATCCACGCCTCCTCATGTAAATCTTAAACCCCTTCCCTCTTCTTAA